A segment of the Bos taurus isolate L1 Dominette 01449 registration number 42190680 breed Hereford chromosome 19, ARS-UCD2.0, whole genome shotgun sequence genome:
tgTATCGGGCGCTgccaagaacagaaagaaaagcctCTTGTTTGTAGCCTTCGATGTCCTGGTTTACCGTCAACAGCTTTAGTCACAGGCAGACCTAGTTTTTATAAGGCCTGAAGCTTAtacaattttgtttgtttgttttgaggggAGAGCTCATTAAGAAAAgaatatggggacttccctggtggttcagtggttaaaactctgtgcttccattgcaggggcaaagagttcgatccctagtaTAGGAGCAAGGATCCCAATATGCCAAGGAGtgagaccagaaaaaaaaaagaaaaaaagaatataaattttaaaaatacaaatttaagtaCAGGGCCTTCAAAGGAGCCTGTGCAAGTGATGAGCCCTGAGGCTTAAGTTTCTTTAGTATAGTAGGAAGCCCGCCTCTGGTTACAGCCATTGTTCATcagttaattaaatttaaaaagtgccACTGGGGTGCCTCAAAAATGTTCACTTTGGAAATCAAGGGAAGAGGGGGATGGGATGGCAGTGAGGTGAGAAAGTAAACACGCAGCTCAAACTAACCCCTAAGTTCCACTTTAGTAACAGTGCGAAAGAATGATTCAAAATGAGTTTTTTCGAAATCTTTTGTTTATACcattttgctaaaaaaaaaaaaaaatccctttttgtTAAAATAGTTGAGACTTTGagtacaaataaacaaataactcTGGGTCTGCACAGAAGCCTTTTTTCTGATCTGGAGGACTCCGGTAGGTTTCCAATCAAGTGCTTGTTGTCAAGGTGATAAGCTCTGCGTTTCTGGCTTTAGAATAAAAATTCCTCTAACCTATTTTATGATCTGGTGATCTGGGGTTCTGACTAGGTCTGGCGGATGGGGGTGAGGCGATTTAGAAGAATTCTCTGCAGTCCAGCATCTGCTGTATTTGCTGTGTATCAGCCCCGCTTGGGGGAATTTCTGAAAACCCTTCTGCCCTTCCCCTCTTCTAAGGCAGTAGGAATCCTGAACAGACCGGTTCATTCTGAGACAGTCAAGTCTCTGGAGGCTCCCAGGCTAACAACTGCTCTAAAAACAGTCCTGTTTCACAAGGGAGGGGTTAGAAACATTCTTAACaaaaagagaaactgaggcacgagGCAGTAAGCCACCTGCGCTTGGTCCACTGGACGTATCGATGTCCCAACAGAGTATCTGGCTCTGAGGAGGTCTGCTAAAGGTTCACAGATGAGCACATTTATAGGAGGGAGAGAGTGTgaaagggttagtcgctcagtcgtgtccgactctttgcgacccaccagcctcctctgtccatgggattctccaggcaagaatacttgagtgggttgccatgccttcctccaggggatcttcccaacccagggattgaatccgagtcccctgccttgcaggcagattcttttaccatcttagccactagAGAATCTCCAATCTGACAAACAATGGAAGTTTGGGGAAGTTTAGGGAAAAGAGGTGGTCGTGATGGGTTGGAAGGTGTTGATTTCTGTTGATAACAGGATTAGGGCACGTACATACGGGTGCACAGGAGCTAATGAACACCACGGAGACTTTTAGAGAGATTTTGTGAGTGTTGGCAAGgggaaaataagaaatttttgTACCTACAGAGGAGAGAATCTGGGCCCCAGCGAATGGGATGCCGCTATGGCACAAGGAATCGGTTTGTTGAAGGACTTTGCAAAAGAGGAGAATGTAATGTTGCCTCGATTTGATAACTACCATTTTCCTGGTCATCACGATCCTTGCGCAGTACGCAAGCCAGGActccaaaaagcaaaaacagacaacGTGAGGTCATACCCAAGTTTGGGCGCTGGTGAAGAGTGTCAAGAGATACCAGCCCAGAAGCAAAGTCAGCCTGAGATGAGAAGGCAGAGTGCCTGCTTAGAGTCACTTCCCCAATCAGCTGGGCTGTGTgctggaggggggaggggggaggcgggaggggggagggggaggggtggggggagtgtctccctgtgggggtgggagggaaggagtgATTTCATCTGTTTAATGAAAAATGACCTGAACGTTTCTCTGATCCTGGAAACTCCCATGTAACGGAGGCCAAGGAAAACAGGATTAGGTCTCATTACTTCTACAATGGCTTTGCGTCTTCTCAGAAGGAGTTAAACTAGAGAAACAGAGTAAGAAGGGAATCTCATTTCGTTGTGCCAACAGATAAAGCAGGAGACTGAAGGAGACAGTCTCCCCCTGGTCCCCTTCGAACAGTTTTATCTTggcttcctttgccttttgaaTGGACACCCCATTTCTTTGCTGTGTTCATAATCACAGGGGGTTTGCACTATTGAATTCAGACAAGCAAGTCACCTCCTTAGGCATTGTTTCCTCACAAGCCACTGACTTCAGGGTTAATACTCCCCCTCTGACTTCTGCAAGGAAGCAGCGTTTGCTCTGAAGCCATGAGGGTGTTAAAACCACAACCAATGTTTTGCCAGGAGGGCAAACTACTGATAATCGATTCTCTTTGTGACCTAAGGTTGTTGTTgattcgctaagtcatgtctgactcttttgcgaccccatgggctatagtctgcctgtctcttctgcccatgggatttcccaggcaagaacactggggtgggttgtcatttcccaggggatcttcctgatccagggatccccacgtctcctgtgtattctgccaatatgtctcctatattggaaggtggagtctttaccactgagccacctgggaagccctaggtaaCCTTGTAGGGTGGCACTTTTCAAGATTCTTCTGCTTTGATTTTCGGGGACACAGTCTTTAGCAGATTTTTAGGACTGCTAAAAGTACACATAACCCCCGCAAACATCACAATGATCAGGATGCCACCATTTCTTTGGGGCCCCAATTCTTCAAATCATCCTTTTAACAGGACAACCAAATGAATAAGTCCATAggccattttctttttaatgcaatGTATATTTATTGTAAAcaataatatacaaaaaaaaaaggaaggaagagaaaaaggaaaggtaagtttcacagagaaaaacaaaaggttTGGGGGGGGgaacaagcaaaacaaacaaaacacaaacacaaaccaAACCTTACCTAAAGACAAAATATGATTTAAATGCCAGGTTTCTTAAGTTACagaaatattgttttttaaaaaagatctgcTTTTatacagaaatggaaagatgCCATATTATAAGAGTGCCTTAAGATTTTATTCTACTGACTTCTAAAACTgttaatatatctttttttaaataaaaaaaaaaagtttgctgtcttttttaaaaagcaatcctCAAACTCTCCAGCCACAGAAGTAATTAGGAATTAAAGTTTGTCAGTGGGCTGACCCTGCTCCcctgttcctctctctctccaggaGACACGCAGGGGAACGCGGATGACACATGCTTGCATTGTTCGTGTCCCAACACACACAGCTTAGACAGCCCGAAGATCTGTGGCAGAAAACACTGCACATGACTCAGTGATACACTACATCTGCAAACTCTCATGTGTACAAAAAGAGAAACGTTTCCAGTTTGTTttcaacaaaacaacaaagaggaaaggaaaaaaaaaaaaaaagacagacaaaaaagGCATTTATACAAATCTAGGACAAGGAATCCAAAgaaacttttaataaaaaaaaaaaagattaaagagataaattaaaaaaaaaactggttacAGTTAAGGACATAATTTAACAACAGATGACCATACCCTTTGAGGACGGCTGCAATAACCTATTTTAAGGaaggtaaattcaaaaaataaaaaaaagagggagtttttttttttccgttgtttttcattaaaacctctccttacaaaataaataattttagcaCGTGGAATGTCTTGAAGGTTAACTGCTGGTGTTCAGAGAGGCACAGGTGATGTTAGTGAGAGGACTCAGCATCTGTGTTCCACACGGGCCGGGGCAGGCGGCCAGGGGGCAGTGTGCTGGGGTACTTATTGGCTGCTGAAGCATTCCCCAGACAGATTTCGTCTCCTTTGCTTGCCTTCTGCTGCTTAAGATTGTGGCGAACAAGCAAATACAGGAAGAAATGCACTAAAAGAGGGGGCAAAGATTTTCCAGCAGCATGGTTTTAAGGCTTtaaggtggcttttttttttcttgtttaaaaaacatatatatgataAAGCTTACCAGATGCTCACGCAATAGTCTCTAGACTATTGTTTACTTCTGTCTTTGCAAAATAAggccttgatttttctttctaagGCAACTTCTCCTTGAATTGGAAAGCCTGAGGAGTTAAGCAAAGCTCACCCCCCCAAACTGCCCAGTAACACAAATCTGCGGCTTTTGCAGGTTAATATAAcacacatcctttttttttttttttctttttcgttCGTTTGTTTGTAAGAGAAAGCAAATCTGTACAAAAATACTCTGGCTGCAAGAAAAGCTAGGGCACGCTGTTCAAACTAAAGTAGTTTTTAGCTGTTGGAAAAATAAgagcatttaattctttttatctaaaaatatgtataaatccCCTCAAAATGGTAATGAATCATACACAGTACatactaaaaaatatttaaaatagagaaTATTCCTCACAGaggactttctttttctttaattactgCTAAAAATAATTACGAAGTCCAAACAGGCAGAGAGAACTGAGCAAATGGGTCACATGAGAGACTCTCCGTCGTCCTCCACGCTCGCTTTGAAGGTTTCCAGTCCAGTTTCGGCGTCGGTTCCGCCGGTCCATTCTAGCCAAGAGTGGGCTGGCCACCGGTCTAACGACAAGGCGGTGATGCGTCTGGATAGCTCAACGTTTAGTGTCTTGGGAATCTGCGTCCGAGTCGCCTTCAGCGTAACgttgtcttaaaaataaaaaaaataaaaaaaaaaaaacgagagagagagagaaggaaaaaaaaatgtccaaagGGTCGCGCGTTTGTTTCTTGGGTTCCTTCTGCGATCATCACGGCCAGCATCGTGGGCCCCCGCCCCGTGCGAGCTCTTCTCAGGGTCTGGTGAGCTGTGTGTAGACCGGCTGTTCCCAGTGCTGCGGGCTGTGGGTCTGGGGGATGGAGGGCACCCCCGAGGTGTCGGCGATGGGCGTGTACATGGGCCGCTGCGCCGGGCTCATGTAGCTGAAGGTGGAGTAGAGGCCGGAGCCCTGGCCCGCCGCGTGGCTGTAGTAGGCGCCCGAGTTCTGGGGGTCGTTGTAGTCGTACTGCGCGCGCGTGATGGGCGGGTAGGAGGGGCCGTAGTGCGGGAGGCTGAAGGGGCTGTAGGCGATCTGCTGCGGCGAGTGCTGCTGCGGCTCGCTGTAGTGGCTGGGGCTCAGCTGCTCCGTCTTGATGTGCGTTCGCTGCGCGGGGCCCGGCTCGCTGCCCAGCGCGCCCAGCGCGTgcgccggcggcggcggcggcggctgctgctGCGGGGGCGCCTGCGGCGGGGCGGGCTGCGGCGGGGCGGCCTGCGGCGCGGGCGGCGGCTGCGGGGGCGCCTGCGGCGGGGccggctgcggcggcggcggcggcggctgctgcgggggcggcggcggcggcgcctgCTGCTTGGACATCCACACGTGGCCCGCGCCTGCCGGGCTGGCCGCCGTGCTGCTCACGCCGTAGCTGCCCGTGTAGGTGACCTGGCCGTGCGTGGCCGGCACCCCCGGGTGCCCGTTGGGCGGCAGGTACTGGTCGAACTCGTGGACGTCGAAGGTCTCCATGTTGGAGATGACGTCGCTGCTCAGCTCGCCGATGTCCACGTCGCGGAAGTCGATGGGGGGCTGCCGGCCCCCCTCTGGCAGGGGGCGCCCCTCGCGCTTCAGGTCGGCCTTGCCCGGCTGCACGTCGgttttgggggtggtggggggcgtCGGCGGACCCTGGGATTGCCCTGCGGGGCGGTGAAAGAAGGAGAAGCACAGGGCCATCAACCAAGGCTCCGCGGAGGCTCGGGTCCCGGgaggctgggggggtggggggcggggaggtgaAGCTCCGGTCTCgggtgggggggggcggcgcACCTACTCACCCTCCCTCCCTGCATCCGCAAGGTAGGCGCGCTGCGCCCGAGATAAGGCGTCGAATGATTAACCCGCGGGTACACATTCGGCAGCCCCCTTTTATCAGGGGAGGGTCCGAGGCCCCGGAGGGTCCGGAAGACCACATTGCTACTGGTAGAAAAGCCCTGTGTGTGCTTTTGGGGCGGGGGACCACAGGGAAAAGGGGAGAAGCCCGGTAAAGTTGTACAGGCATTTTGCCTTGCAATAAAGATTAATCTGTTAGGATGCAAGGATTAGGGGGTGTGTTGTGCGTGTCCAGGGACTTCGTGGGGCCCTGGGGTCCTGGGCAGGGAGGCGAGAACTGGGCAGATGGGCGCAGGGCTTAGTTTGTCTCCCTCCCCGGGGAGCGCCTGGTCCCTAAGCAGAGCCTCCCGGGTGTCTGGGGGCCGGGGGGAGGGTGCcgcgtgggggcggggggaggctcACCCGAGTGCTCGCCGGGGGAGTGCACCTCGCTCATGCCGGAGGAGGAGTGCGGCGAGTCGGCCTGCAGCGCCTTGAAGATGGCGTTGGGCGAGATGTGCGTCTGTTCCGGGGCCTCCTCGGCCTCGGCCTGGCCGTTCTTCACCGACTTCCTCCGGCGCGGCTGGTACTTGTAGTCCGGGTGGTCCTTCTTGTGCTGCACGCGCAGCCGCTCCGCCTCCTCCACGAACGGCCGCTTCTCGCTCTCGTTCAGCAGTCTGGGGGCGGCgcggggagaaagagagaggggctGAGCTAGCAGGTCGGTGAGACCCGGAGGCGACCCTCACCCCGCGGCATCCTCGAACACTGACCCTcgcctccctcccgcctccctgcCTGCCAGACGCGACTGCAGCTCACCGCTTTTCTTTGAAAAACAAGAACCGCAAAACTTCGTCCTCCTGGTGCGACCTGAGcgtccctccccgccccgccctctccccttctcttctaTTTTGGAAACCCTGCGGATGAAAATAGCTCCCGCTCTCCCAGCCTTTGCTACTGGATTCATACTTCCGTCCGCAACACCCTCTGAACATTTTCTAAAAAACCACTTAATCTGCAAGGAGCCGCTCCTGCCgacaccccccccccgcccccgcaccaACGCCGCCCGCTAACACACACACCGCACCCACCTATTTGCAGCAGCTTCCAACCGCCACCCCCCAAGTGCGCTTCCTGCCCAGGGACCCTCGGGCCTTGGTTTGCACCCCCACCCCGCATCCCATCCCGGTGGGCGAAGGGAGAGCGCAGGTCGAGGGAGGGGGCGGCACACTTCCATTGCCACCGCGGCCCCCACTTGGGATTGACCTTCACAGCCGGGGGCGGGAGATAAGGCTGGCAGCCGGGTCCCACCGCGTCCCCTCGCAAGTGTCCTCCCCTCTGCGACGTGCCCCCCCATCCTCCCCGCCCCACCTACCCCTCCCCCCTGTCCCCAAGAGCAGTCCAAGAACTCGGTCAAACTCTCAGCCAAGTGACACCTCGTCCCCGCACCCCGCTCCGCCAACCCTCCCTGCCCCCCCCGTGCCCCACGCCCCGAGCCTGCAGGGGGACCGGCGACCCCCTCCCGCGGGGAGGCGGGGCGCGGAGAGACCGTCGGGGCCAGCGCCCCCCGCCGCCGCGGAGCCCACCCCgccgcgcccgcccgcccgccctacCTCCAGAGCTTGCCCAGAGTCTTGCTGAGCTCGGCGTTGTGCAGGTGCGGGTACTGGTCGGCCAGCTTCCTGCGCGCCGCCTGCGCCCACACCATGAAGGCGTTCATGGGCCGCTTGACGTGCGGCTTGTTCTTGCTCGAGCCGTTGACGCGCACCGGCATGGGCACCAGCGTCCAGTCGTAGCCCTTGAGCACCTGGCTGACGGCCTCGCGGATGCACACGGGGAACTTGTCCTCCTCGCTCTCCTTCTTCAGGTCCGGCTCGCCCTTGGGGAACGTGTTCTCCTGGGGCCGCGTGTTCTCGGTGTCGGAGCCGGAGCCCGAAGGGCAGGGCGAGCCCGCAGAGTCCTCGGAcatggtggggctgggggcggcgGACAGGCCCTTCTCCTGCTCGTCGGTCATCTTCATGAAGGGGTCCAGGAGATTCATACGCAGGCCCGGGGCAGGGGGCGGCTGGCCGGGAAAGGCGAGAAGCCGCGGCGGCTCGGGCACTCGAGGCGCGGGCTCCTCTCCCCTCGGCGGCCCGGGCGCGGGGCGAGCAGCTCCCGGGGAGCCTGGCGCGTCACTCGGCCGCAGGAGCGAGGGTTTAGGAAGGCGCGCGGGGGCCAGCCCGCAGCTGCCCGCTCCAAGTAGGGGAAGGCGAattggagaggaggaggaggggaagagagagcagAAAGCGGGGGCGATCGcaccccttctctcctccctcctgcaAAGAAAAGTTCCTGGAGTGAAACTGGCAAGTCTCGGCGCCACTGAAGTTCCAGGTCAGTTTCAATCTCCGCTCTGCGCTCTCCAACTCCCAGTCCAGCGGCTCTTTAATAAATACAAGGGCCAATCACGGCGCGGCATTTGAGGGGTTGGCAGGCAGCTGATTGGGCCCGATTTAGGGGGGGGGGGAGGACTGTGGCGCTGGGCAGGGTGacgagaggagaggggaggagcggGGAGGCGATCGCAGCCTCTGGTCCCGCGGGGGATTGGGGGGGTGCACCGGGGAAGGCGGGGGACCCGGGACTTCCAAGTGTGTAAGTTTGCCGTCCTCTCTTAATATCAAAATTCGGTGCCGTCTCTGCGCGAAactttgcgtgtgtgtgtgtgtgtgtgtgtgtactaagatTTGTCCCCACCCACAAGCATTTCTGTTCAGTTTTCTCCGCGGTCCCGGGGACTTAACTGGGTTTGCAGTATTCGAAAAGCTGTCGCTCCTTCCTTAAATCCTAGCCCAGTTTCCGCTCCTGGAGCCTGCCTCCTCCAAAAGTGCTTAGAAATTGTCTTTTGAAGCAAATGTTTTGGTGACTCAACGTCCGCCGTTCCTCTGTAATAATCCGTATAAATAGATGAACATGCTCTGGTTCGCCGGAGCCCGTGCGGCTGGTCGGGACTCGGCTGCGCTCGGTGCAAAGAGAATCAATGAAAACCACAGCGAAGTGCCCCGCGCGCGCCGGCGGCCGCAGAGACGCCGGAGCCCCGCGCACTCGCGGGAGCCGGCCGGCGCTTCTCCGACCTTGAACTCTGACTTAGTTCTTCTCCAGCCCCCGGCTCCCCTCAGCCCGCACCCCGCGGCGCGCCTCAGCGACAGGGAGACCATCCCGAGGTTCTGCCCTTCACCTCTGGCCGAATCAGAACTTGAGCAGAGTTACCCCTGGAGAGAGTTCGCTTACTGCTCTGGCTTTCAGAAACCGAACTTGGCGAACGGGGCTGTGCTGGGCCTGGAGGCCGAGGCCCGTCACTGGGTTTGAAAAAGCCAAAACAAATGGGTACCACCGCAGACAAAACACTCCATTTTGGTGGAGTCGTGCTTCTTGCCTGCTTTCACCTTCCCCGCCACCCCTACAAAAACACCTGGAGCGCTGAAGCGCCTGCGGTCCTGGACTTTAGTCGTATCCTCTCTGACTTGCAGACATTCGGAAGTTCTGGCCAGGGGTGTGGGGGTGTTGCTGATGTATTTCAAGTGTGATTTGAGCGCAACTTTTGTGTTTACACGAACTGCTTAGTTGGCTCTGTGTTTTGAGAGGGAAGAAAAATCTTAGCCGCCTGCGGGTTCCGTGTGTTGAGAATCACAAATAAACGCACAACGGCGGAAAACTCACTTTTAAATACCTTGCCCCTTCCCCTTCTGGCTTTCGCCAGTGTTCGGCTCCGAATTAAATTATTGTCACGGTGAATCATCCCTCTTCAGAGCAAAGGCTTCTCATTTCTAATTTGCAAACTGCGGACATTAGTGCAAGATTTCAAAGAATGTTTtccttggagaattttttttctctgacatttccatttcttctgaagagGTGGACATTTGCTAAGGAAATGGAACTCTTCAGAAGGTAGCCAGTTACAGAACTGTGAAAcactatttacttttttaaacgaATGTAACTTACAAGTGGATGTGTCTGGTACTCTATAGCTTGTTTACCCGTTTAAGAGACAAGGTACAACAGCCTTGTATTCCTGGCCGCGTGAATACGCTGGGAAAGTATAAGAACAACTCCGTCCTTTCTTAGGAGAAAAAGCCCCGCTTAGTAGGGACTGATATCTGTGTCCTAGGGAGGGGGCAGTTGTTAGTACAATTTGAAAGACACCTGACCCAAGAGGGGACTCAGAGACCAGAACTTCGGGCAGACGCTTTAGCCCGGCCATCTGTATTTAGTTGCATTTTATTGTAATTCCCATGTTTACTGGCATGAAGGCAATGAAGAcgactgtgactttttttttttttttggtaatatttcactaaatatttgtcaaatacgtacatttaaaaatattttttaacgtGGTAATGTAATAGGAGTTATGTAATGCATAGAATTTAAAATTGTAAGCTATAGATCTGTATCTCCTTTCTGTTTGTTCCATACCaatatttttgtatctttttgaaaACTTAGGATAAACAATCAGTTGACTTTAAAAACGAGCTGCAATTTTTAGCTGCATCCAGAGAGGGCGCCAAAAGCCCAGAAACTGTCTTAACTCTCAGAAACTGCAGGAAAACTTAGATGGTGGTGGTAGGGGGTGATGTGTTTCACTCAGTCAAGGCTGCCCCGCTGCAGAGATTTCTCTCTGCAGGAATTCCTATCCGATATGTCCTCTAATGCAGGTCCACCTCTGGGCAGCCCAGCGAGGGGAATTGGGAGATGTGTCGTCTgtagggaaggggtgggggtagCGTTTGAGATGCCTGAAGTTTC
Coding sequences within it:
- the SOX9 gene encoding transcription factor SOX-9, producing MNLLDPFMKMTDEQEKGLSAAPSPTMSEDSAGSPCPSGSGSDTENTRPQENTFPKGEPDLKKESEEDKFPVCIREAVSQVLKGYDWTLVPMPVRVNGSSKNKPHVKRPMNAFMVWAQAARRKLADQYPHLHNAELSKTLGKLWRLLNESEKRPFVEEAERLRVQHKKDHPDYKYQPRRRKSVKNGQAEAEEAPEQTHISPNAIFKALQADSPHSSSGMSEVHSPGEHSGQSQGPPTPPTTPKTDVQPGKADLKREGRPLPEGGRQPPIDFRDVDIGELSSDVISNMETFDVHEFDQYLPPNGHPGVPATHGQVTYTGSYGVSSTAASPAGAGHVWMSKQQAPPPPPPQQPPPPPPQPAPPQAPPQPPPAPQAAPPQPAPPQAPPQQQPPPPPPAHALGALGSEPGPAQRTHIKTEQLSPSHYSEPQQHSPQQIAYSPFSLPHYGPSYPPITRAQYDYNDPQNSGAYYSHAAGQGSGLYSTFSYMSPAQRPMYTPIADTSGVPSIPQTHSPQHWEQPVYTQLTRP